In Streptomyces sp. NBC_00344, the genomic window GGCCCGCCCCTGGGGTTCAGACCGCGGTATGCGGCCACGATGCCGGCGAGAGAGCCGAAGATCAGCGCCTTGAACTCGCTGACGTAGAGATCGGGCAGCTGCGCGAGGGCGGAGAAGCTGGCGAGGTAGGCACCCGGAGTGCCGCCCTGCATGATGACGTTGAAGAAGTATCCGCCGAGCGTGCCGACCACCGACACCATGCCGTTGAGCAGTACGGCGACGAACATGGTTGCCAGCACCCGTGGGACGACCAGCCGCTGGACCGGTGAGATGCCCATGACTTCCATGGCGTCCAGTTCCTCACGGATCTTGCGCGAGCCGAGGTCCGCGCAGATCGCGGAACCGCCGGCGCCCGCGATCAGCAGGGCGACGATCAGTGGGCTGGCCTGCTGGATGATGGCGAGGACGCTCGCCCCGCCGGTGAAGGACTGAGCGCCGAGCTGCTCGGTCAGTGAGCCCACCTGGAGGGCGATCACCGCTCCGAAGGGGATCGAGACCAGCGCGGCGGGCAGGATCGTGACGCTGGCGATGAACCAGAACTGTTCGATGAACTCGCGTACCTGGAAGGGTCTCCGGAAGACGGCCCGGCTCACCGCGGCGCCCAGAGCGAAGAGCTTGCCGGTCTCCCGCAGCGGTGCGAGCGCGCGCGACGGCCGCTTCGGCACGGAGCGTCCGGACAGCCGCTCCGGCCGCGCCGGCCCGGACGGCCGCACCGGCAGTTGTGCGGTCATGTCTGCACACCGCCACCGGTGGGAGCGTCACTGCGCTCGATGGCGGAGCGCGCCGCCGGTGGCAGCTCGCTCATCATGGAGAGGACCCGCTCCCGCCGTCTTCGGACGGCCTGGCGTGAGGGCAGACCCGGCGAGGGCTCGAGCTGCGGCGCGATGGTGCGCGGTCGGGCGCGGTCGGGGCCGCGGCCCTCCCGCAGCTCCTTCGCGAGAGTGGCGGCGTCCTTCTCCTCGGCCATCCCGATGGGGCCTTCCCGCCGCCCGCTGAGGAATTGCTCCACCACCGGTTCCTCGCTGGTGAGCAGCACCTCGCGTGGCCCGAAGGTGACCAGGCTGCGGCAGAAG contains:
- a CDS encoding MlaE family ABC transporter permease, yielding MTAQLPVRPSGPARPERLSGRSVPKRPSRALAPLRETGKLFALGAAVSRAVFRRPFQVREFIEQFWFIASVTILPAALVSIPFGAVIALQVGSLTEQLGAQSFTGGASVLAIIQQASPLIVALLIAGAGGSAICADLGSRKIREELDAMEVMGISPVQRLVVPRVLATMFVAVLLNGMVSVVGTLGGYFFNVIMQGGTPGAYLASFSALAQLPDLYVSEFKALIFGSLAGIVAAYRGLNPRGGPKGVGDAVNQSVVITFMLLFFVNMVITAIYLQIVPAKGA